Proteins from one Staphylococcus saprophyticus subsp. saprophyticus ATCC 15305 = NCTC 7292 genomic window:
- a CDS encoding universal stress protein, whose translation MLTYKSILIAVDGSHEAEWAFNKAVDVAKRNDAKLTVVNVIDSRTYSSYEVYDAQFTEKSKNFSDDLLKGYKEVATNAGVKNVETRLEFGSPKAIIPKKLATDVDADLIMCGTSGLNAVERFIVGSVSEAIVRHSPCDVLVVRTEELPEDFQPQVATDEFKSQYQAH comes from the coding sequence ATGCTAACTTATAAAAGTATTTTAATAGCCGTCGATGGATCACATGAAGCTGAATGGGCCTTTAACAAAGCAGTGGATGTGGCAAAACGTAATGATGCAAAATTAACAGTGGTGAATGTCATTGATTCAAGAACATATTCTTCATATGAAGTGTATGATGCTCAATTTACTGAGAAGTCAAAAAATTTCTCAGACGATTTATTAAAAGGTTATAAAGAAGTTGCTACAAATGCTGGTGTGAAAAACGTTGAAACACGTTTAGAATTTGGCTCACCAAAAGCTATTATACCTAAAAAGCTAGCAACAGATGTAGATGCTGACTTAATTATGTGCGGTACTTCAGGGTTAAATGCTGTCGAAAGATTTATCGTTGGTTCAGTATCTGAAGCAATTGTTCGCCATTCTCCATGTGATGTGTTAGTGGTTCGTACAGAAGAACTTCCTGAAGATTTCCAACCTCAAGTTGCCACTGATGAGTTTAAATCTCAATATCAAGCTCACTAA
- the ald gene encoding alanine dehydrogenase, producing MIIGIPKEIKNNENRVSLSPSGVHALVEQGHTVIVEKSAGLGSYFEDVDYTEAGASIVNEQAEVWNVDMVMKVKEPLEEEFQYFKEGLILFTYLHLANEEKLTRALLENKVVGIAYETVQLPDRTLPLLTPMSEVAGRMSAQIGAEFLQKYKGGMGILLGGVPGVSKGRVSIIGGGQAGTNAAKIALGLGADVTILDVNPKRLQELEDLFDGRVHTIMSNPLNIEQCVKDSDLVIGAVLIPGAKAPNLVTEDMVKEMRDGAVIVDIAIDQGGIFETTDRISTHDDPTYKKHGVVHYAVANMPGAVPRTSTIALNNATLPYAQQLASKGYLKALQDNHALSLGLNTINGELTNKGVAEALNLSYTDIESALK from the coding sequence ATGATTATAGGTATTCCGAAAGAGATTAAAAACAATGAAAATAGAGTGAGTTTGTCACCAAGTGGTGTACATGCATTGGTAGAACAAGGTCATACTGTCATTGTTGAAAAATCTGCAGGCTTAGGTTCGTATTTTGAAGATGTAGACTATACTGAAGCTGGTGCAAGCATCGTTAATGAACAAGCTGAAGTATGGAACGTAGATATGGTTATGAAAGTGAAAGAACCATTAGAAGAAGAGTTTCAATATTTCAAAGAAGGTCTAATTCTATTTACTTATTTACATCTAGCGAATGAAGAAAAATTAACTCGAGCTTTACTAGAAAATAAAGTAGTTGGTATTGCTTACGAAACGGTCCAATTGCCTGATCGTACATTACCATTATTAACACCAATGAGTGAGGTTGCAGGTCGTATGTCTGCACAAATTGGTGCTGAATTTTTACAAAAATATAAAGGTGGCATGGGCATTTTACTTGGTGGTGTACCTGGCGTATCAAAAGGTCGCGTATCTATCATTGGCGGTGGTCAAGCTGGAACAAATGCTGCTAAAATTGCACTTGGTTTAGGTGCTGATGTTACAATTTTAGATGTTAATCCTAAACGTTTACAAGAATTAGAAGATTTGTTTGATGGACGTGTCCATACAATCATGTCTAACCCTTTAAATATAGAACAATGTGTGAAAGATAGCGATTTAGTTATTGGTGCTGTATTAATTCCAGGCGCTAAGGCACCAAATCTTGTAACTGAAGATATGGTCAAAGAAATGAGAGATGGAGCCGTTATCGTTGATATTGCAATTGACCAAGGTGGTATTTTTGAAACAACGGATCGAATTTCCACACATGATGACCCAACATATAAAAAACATGGTGTCGTACACTATGCTGTTGCGAATATGCCTGGTGCAGTGCCACGCACATCTACAATTGCTCTAAATAATGCAACGTTACCATATGCCCAACAACTAGCAAGTAAAGGCTATTTAAAGGCTTTACAAGATAACCATGCATTGTCATTAGGACTTAATACAATTAATGGCGAGTTGACGAACAAAGGCGTAGCGGAAGCATTGAACCTATCTTATACAGATATCGAAAGTGCACTTAAATAA
- a CDS encoding copper homeostasis protein CutC → MIKEAVVETIQQVEQAVANGANRIELCDNLSVGGTTPSFGMVEIATEICKANHVEIAVMIRPRGGHFVYNLYDFEIMQRDIKSLKQLNVDYFVFGCLTEDSTLNEWQMKTLKNLASPTPVVCHMAFDEIYLEGQIKALHQLIDIGFTRLLTHGGPSDTNLFDNLNQLGKLVVNSGGHIEIVPGGGLNKDNLPELLEAFPFQEVHGTKIV, encoded by the coding sequence ATGATAAAAGAGGCCGTAGTAGAAACAATTCAGCAAGTTGAGCAAGCTGTTGCCAATGGTGCTAATCGAATTGAACTTTGCGATAATTTAAGTGTGGGTGGTACTACACCTAGTTTCGGCATGGTAGAAATTGCAACAGAAATATGCAAAGCTAACCACGTTGAGATTGCTGTTATGATTCGTCCACGTGGTGGTCATTTTGTTTATAACTTGTATGATTTCGAAATCATGCAACGTGACATAAAATCATTGAAACAATTAAATGTAGATTATTTTGTCTTTGGTTGTTTAACTGAGGACTCAACTTTAAACGAATGGCAAATGAAGACCTTGAAAAATTTGGCCTCACCTACTCCAGTTGTATGTCATATGGCATTTGATGAAATTTACCTAGAAGGACAAATTAAGGCTTTACACCAATTAATTGATATAGGGTTTACACGTTTATTAACACATGGCGGACCGAGCGATACAAATCTGTTCGATAACTTAAATCAATTAGGTAAACTTGTAGTAAATTCAGGCGGTCACATCGAAATCGTGCCTGGCGGCGGTCTGAATAAAGACAATCTTCCTGAACTTCTTGAAGCCTTTCCGTTCCAAGAAGTCCACGGTACTAAAATCGTTTAA
- a CDS encoding M24 family metallopeptidase codes for MKLEQITEELKSQQADAAWITTPLNIFYFTGYLSDPHERLLALLIKSNGEQVLFCPQLEVEEVRASPFNGEVIGYLDTENALDKYDIKFNKLLVESAHLTLQRQRELIDAFGVQSFGDIDQTIKTLRNIKSDSEIEKIKKACELADKCIEIGVSFLKEGVTERQVVNHIEYEIKAYGVNEMSFDTMVLFGDHAASPHGTPGDRQLKKDEFVLFDLGVIYENYCSDMTRTVKFGTPDAKAQEIYDVVLKAEKEAIAAIKPGVTIKDVDDIARNIITEAGYGEYFPHRLGHGLGLEEHEYQDVSSTNTNEFKAGMVITVEPGIYVPGVAGVRIEDDILVTENGNESLTGYEK; via the coding sequence ATGAAATTAGAACAGATTACCGAAGAATTAAAATCCCAACAGGCAGATGCTGCTTGGATAACAACACCTTTAAATATTTTTTATTTCACTGGTTATTTAAGTGATCCTCATGAACGTTTACTTGCATTACTAATTAAATCAAATGGTGAACAAGTATTGTTTTGCCCGCAATTAGAAGTTGAAGAAGTTCGCGCCTCTCCATTTAATGGTGAAGTTATCGGTTATTTAGACACAGAAAATGCTTTAGATAAATACGATATTAAATTCAATAAATTACTTGTTGAATCAGCACATTTAACATTACAACGTCAACGTGAACTTATTGATGCTTTTGGTGTACAAAGCTTTGGGGATATTGATCAAACAATCAAAACATTACGTAATATTAAAAGTGACTCAGAAATCGAAAAAATTAAAAAAGCTTGTGAACTTGCCGATAAATGTATCGAAATTGGTGTGAGTTTCTTAAAAGAAGGTGTCACTGAACGTCAAGTTGTCAATCATATTGAATATGAAATTAAAGCATATGGTGTAAATGAAATGAGTTTCGACACTATGGTATTATTTGGAGACCATGCTGCTTCCCCTCATGGCACACCAGGAGACCGCCAATTGAAAAAAGACGAGTTTGTCTTATTTGATTTAGGGGTTATTTATGAAAATTACTGCAGTGATATGACTAGAACGGTTAAATTTGGTACACCTGATGCTAAAGCACAAGAAATTTACGATGTTGTATTAAAAGCAGAAAAAGAAGCTATAGCAGCTATTAAACCTGGTGTAACGATTAAAGATGTAGATGATATTGCACGTAACATCATTACTGAAGCGGGTTATGGCGAATACTTTCCTCATCGCCTAGGACATGGCTTAGGCTTAGAAGAACATGAATATCAAGACGTTTCAAGTACAAATACAAATGAATTTAAAGCAGGCATGGTTATAACTGTTGAACCCGGTATTTATGTACCAGGTGTAGCTGGTGTAAGAATTGAGGATGACATCTTAGTTACTGAAAATGGTAATGAAAGTTTAACTGGTTACGAAAAATGA
- a CDS encoding metal-dependent hydrolase: protein MKLSFHGQSTIYFEANGKKVIVDPFITGNGQSDLDASTLKVDYIILTHGHGDHFGDTIELANRNHATVIGSAELGDYLTTYHNVENVRPMNIGGKAEFDFGNVKFVQAFHSSSLTDENGVPVYLGMPMGLILEIEGKTIYHTGDTGLFSDMKLIADRHPVDVCFIPIGDNFTMGIDDASYAINSFIKPKISVPIHYDTFELIEQDPNKFKQAVSVGEVQILKPGEDVSF from the coding sequence ATGAAACTTTCATTTCATGGTCAATCAACAATTTATTTTGAAGCAAATGGTAAAAAGGTTATTGTAGATCCGTTTATTACAGGCAATGGACAATCTGATTTAGATGCATCTACACTTAAAGTTGATTATATTATCTTAACACATGGTCACGGAGATCATTTTGGAGATACAATAGAATTAGCTAATAGAAATCATGCTACTGTGATTGGTTCAGCAGAATTAGGTGATTATCTCACTACTTATCATAATGTGGAAAATGTTAGACCAATGAATATTGGAGGGAAAGCAGAATTTGATTTTGGTAATGTGAAATTTGTACAAGCATTCCATAGTTCAAGTTTAACTGATGAAAATGGTGTCCCAGTATACCTAGGTATGCCAATGGGTCTTATTTTAGAAATTGAAGGTAAGACGATTTATCACACTGGTGACACAGGATTATTCAGCGATATGAAATTAATTGCAGATCGTCATCCAGTGGATGTATGCTTTATTCCGATTGGTGACAATTTCACTATGGGAATCGACGATGCAAGCTATGCAATTAATTCGTTTATTAAACCGAAAATTTCAGTTCCAATACACTACGATACTTTTGAACTTATTGAACAAGATCCAAATAAGTTTAAACAAGCAGTATCTGTAGGGGAAGTACAAATATTAAAACCGGGTGAAGACGTTTCATTCTAA
- a CDS encoding universal stress protein yields the protein MFKNILLGVDTTLKNEKALEEVSKLSGEGTTVTILNAISEQDAQASIKSGVHLDKLVQKRSEGLESTRNSLDEYGIKYDEIIVRGNAKEQLVKEANSGKYEIVVLSNRKAEDKKKFVLGSVSHKVAKRAHIPVLIVK from the coding sequence ATGTTCAAAAATATTTTACTTGGTGTTGATACAACACTTAAAAATGAGAAAGCACTTGAAGAGGTTTCTAAACTTTCAGGTGAAGGTACTACAGTTACAATATTAAATGCAATTAGCGAGCAAGATGCACAAGCATCCATCAAATCTGGTGTTCATTTAGATAAGCTCGTACAAAAACGTAGTGAAGGTTTAGAAAGTACACGCAATAGCTTAGACGAGTATGGTATTAAATACGATGAGATTATTGTGCGCGGGAATGCGAAAGAACAATTGGTTAAAGAGGCTAATAGTGGAAAATATGAAATTGTTGTCCTCAGTAACCGAAAGGCTGAAGATAAGAAAAAATTTGTCTTAGGTAGTGTCAGTCATAAAGTTGCTAAAAGAGCTCACATCCCAGTATTAATCGTAAAATAA
- a CDS encoding DRTGG domain-containing protein — translation MTKHEQILAYIESLAVGQKISVRKIAKDLSVSEGTAYRAIKDAGQIGLVATIDRVGTVRIEKKSREQIEQLTFAEIVKIIDGQVLGGRNGLIKTLTKFAIGAMEIEDVVKYVSPHTLLIVGNRKDVQLAALKRGSAVLITGGFNTSEEIIQYADEHELPILSSNYDTYLVANIINRAMYNQMIRKEILVVEDIVKTVTEDMVVFDNMSLSDYKTKARETGHSRFPVIDENWRLVGIVTSKEIIKMENQDTLAQFMTKSPINVQLSTTVANCAHMMIWEGIELLPVTTPSKKLIGVITRKDVLTAMQLLSRQPQVGETINDQIAKHITISNDGIHVQITPLLTNQYGTLSKSVFVAIIEETVRYEMRKLKKLEVMIEILNIMYIKTVQIESEIHVQYDMLDVGRNFSKLEVTMTSDGHRVAKAMIICQMID, via the coding sequence ATGACAAAGCATGAACAAATTTTAGCATATATAGAATCTCTAGCAGTTGGACAAAAGATATCTGTTAGAAAGATTGCAAAAGATTTAAGTGTATCTGAAGGAACGGCATACAGGGCTATTAAGGATGCCGGGCAAATTGGATTGGTAGCTACAATAGATAGAGTAGGCACAGTACGAATAGAAAAGAAATCACGTGAACAGATTGAACAACTAACTTTTGCAGAAATTGTGAAAATTATAGATGGTCAAGTCTTAGGTGGTAGAAATGGTCTGATAAAAACACTTACAAAATTTGCGATTGGTGCAATGGAAATTGAAGATGTCGTAAAATATGTTAGTCCACATACATTATTAATAGTGGGAAATCGTAAGGATGTCCAACTAGCAGCGCTTAAAAGAGGAAGTGCGGTATTAATTACTGGAGGATTTAATACATCAGAAGAAATCATTCAATATGCTGATGAGCATGAATTACCAATTCTATCTTCCAATTATGATACATATTTAGTTGCCAATATTATAAACAGGGCGATGTATAACCAAATGATTCGTAAAGAAATTTTGGTTGTAGAAGATATCGTTAAAACCGTGACTGAAGACATGGTTGTATTTGATAATATGAGTCTTAGTGATTATAAAACGAAAGCCCGTGAGACAGGCCATTCAAGATTTCCTGTCATAGATGAAAATTGGAGATTAGTAGGTATTGTAACAAGTAAAGAGATTATTAAAATGGAAAACCAAGACACACTTGCACAATTTATGACGAAATCACCTATCAATGTTCAATTGTCAACGACTGTGGCAAACTGTGCGCATATGATGATTTGGGAAGGCATTGAATTGTTACCGGTGACTACTCCGAGTAAAAAGCTCATAGGGGTAATCACTAGAAAAGATGTGTTAACAGCGATGCAATTGTTAAGTAGACAACCACAAGTTGGTGAAACCATAAATGATCAAATTGCAAAACATATTACAATTTCAAATGATGGGATACATGTACAAATCACGCCATTATTAACTAATCAATATGGAACATTAAGTAAATCAGTATTTGTAGCAATTATTGAAGAAACAGTACGTTATGAAATGAGAAAATTAAAGAAATTAGAAGTTATGATAGAAATCTTAAATATTATGTATATTAAAACAGTGCAAATAGAATCCGAAATACATGTACAATATGATATGTTAGATGTAGGACGCAATTTTTCAAAACTAGAAGTAACAATGACAAGTGACGGCCATCGCGTAGCAAAAGCAATGATTATTTGTCAAATGATAGACTAA
- a CDS encoding DHH family phosphoesterase has product MTTEFNEIMKEINDSETIIIHRHVRPDPDAYGSQLGLKNYLKLKFPDKKIFAVGETEPSLDFIGTFDEISDDTYNEALVIVCDTANSPRISDERFNQGRLLVKIDHHPAVDQYGDINFVNDQASSTSEIIFDFISHFNDIPIIDASVARVLYLGIVGDTGRFLFNNTTSHTMGVAGQLLTFPFNHNEELNKMGEKDPKLLPFQGYVLQHFDLNEKGFCKVTITKEILEQFDIAANQASLFVNAIADIQGLKIWVFAVDEGTEIRCRIRSKGIVINDIASDFGGGGHPNASGVSVRDWAQFETLAEALNNKL; this is encoded by the coding sequence ATGACAACAGAATTTAATGAAATCATGAAAGAAATTAATGACTCAGAAACAATTATTATACATCGACATGTAAGACCAGACCCTGATGCATATGGCTCACAATTAGGGTTAAAGAACTATTTGAAACTCAAATTCCCGGATAAAAAGATATTTGCAGTTGGCGAAACAGAACCGTCATTAGATTTTATTGGTACTTTTGATGAAATCTCGGATGATACTTACAATGAAGCGTTAGTTATCGTTTGTGACACAGCTAATTCACCACGTATTAGTGATGAAAGATTTAATCAAGGACGATTATTGGTTAAAATTGATCATCATCCAGCAGTTGATCAATATGGCGATATTAATTTTGTAAACGATCAAGCTTCTTCAACAAGCGAAATTATTTTTGATTTCATCAGTCATTTTAATGATATTCCCATCATTGATGCATCTGTGGCGAGGGTACTTTATCTTGGCATTGTGGGAGATACAGGAAGATTCCTATTTAATAACACTACATCACATACAATGGGTGTTGCGGGTCAATTATTGACATTTCCTTTTAATCATAATGAAGAACTTAATAAAATGGGTGAAAAGGATCCAAAATTGTTACCATTCCAAGGTTATGTGCTTCAACATTTTGATTTAAATGAAAAAGGTTTCTGTAAAGTTACCATTACTAAAGAAATTTTAGAACAATTTGACATTGCTGCGAACCAAGCTTCATTATTTGTAAATGCAATTGCTGATATACAAGGGTTGAAGATTTGGGTGTTTGCTGTTGATGAGGGCACAGAAATTAGATGTCGCATTCGTTCTAAAGGTATTGTTATCAACGACATTGCAAGTGATTTTGGTGGCGGCGGTCATCCAAATGCTTCAGGTGTATCGGTAAGAGATTGGGCTCAATTTGAAACGCTCGCTGAAGCATTAAATAATAAACTGTAA
- a CDS encoding DNA polymerase III subunit alpha, translating to MVAHLNIHTTYDLLNSSIRIKDVVAKAAQEGYTALAITDTNVLYGLPQFYDACIAANIHPIFGMTINLTDGLSELETIVLAQNNLGLKDLFKLSSAIKMKEKVETPIEWLKKYESHFVIIFKNVTESHEAIISNFSEHAHVFVNHKSKVTFDLPIVWAQSTRYLNSQDSDTLSAMAAIKENSKLDLVSEQTDYNEHLYSNVELQGLSIDDAVWEQTNQLETLCQAEMIYHQSLLPKYKTPNQQQSDAFLWQLLADNLQQLNLPLNKKELYQTRLEHEYQIITKMGFEDYFLIVSDLIQYAKNNDVLVGPGRGSAAGSLVSYLLNITTIDPIEYNLLFERFLNPERVTMPDIDIDFEDTHRDKVIQYVQEKYGETHVAGIVTFGHLLARAVARDVGRIMGFEEITLNEISKLIPHKLGITLDDAYSQEPFKQFVHRNHRHERWFDICKKLEGLPRHTSTHAAGIIINDHPLYEYAPLTLGDTGLLTQWTMTESERIGLLKIDFLGLRNLSIIHQIVKQVKHDLNIDVDIEQIPFDDENVFHLLSQGDTTGIFQLESDGIRNVLKKLQPEHFEDIVAVTSLYRPGPMEEIPTYISRRHHPEKVQYLHPDLEPILKTTYGVIIYQEQIMQIASKFANFSYGEADILRRAMSKKNRAVLESERQHFVNGALKNGYDENLSKQIFDLILKFADYGFARAHAVSYSKIAYIMSYLKVHYANYFYANILSNAIGSEKKTAQMIDEAKHQKINILPPNINYSHWFYKATKKGIYLSIGAIKGVGYQSVKLIVEERKANGFYKDFFDFTRRIPKRIKTRKLLESLILVGAFDTFGKNRATLLNAIDQVLDDISDIEQDGFIFDVLTPKASYEEKEELPDHVLSEYEKEYLGFYVSTHPVEKAFEQKQYLGIYKLANAQDNKPIFVQVDQFKRIRTKNGQNMAFVTLNDGINNLDGVVFPDTFKKYEIDLNTSKMLVVRGKFENRNNKQQLILNQVDTMDHFEQTKFDEAQQVVVRKWDSESKLDQLLTNDKGQNQIPVNYFDESQNNIETIGFITRDNEILSKLIQRLSPRDIRII from the coding sequence ATGGTTGCGCATTTAAATATTCATACGACATATGATTTATTAAATTCAAGTATTAGAATTAAGGATGTTGTTGCGAAGGCTGCACAAGAAGGCTATACAGCGCTCGCAATTACTGATACGAATGTTTTGTATGGACTTCCGCAATTCTATGACGCATGTATTGCTGCAAATATTCATCCAATCTTTGGTATGACAATTAATCTTACAGATGGTTTGTCAGAGCTTGAAACAATCGTATTGGCGCAAAATAACTTAGGATTAAAAGATTTATTTAAACTATCATCGGCAATTAAAATGAAAGAGAAAGTAGAAACACCGATAGAATGGTTAAAAAAATATGAAAGTCATTTCGTTATTATTTTTAAAAATGTAACTGAATCTCATGAAGCAATTATTTCAAACTTTTCGGAACATGCGCACGTCTTTGTAAATCATAAGAGTAAAGTCACTTTTGACTTACCAATAGTTTGGGCACAAAGCACGCGTTATTTAAATTCCCAAGATTCAGATACGCTTTCTGCCATGGCCGCAATAAAGGAGAATAGTAAATTAGATTTAGTGAGTGAACAAACGGATTACAATGAACATCTATATTCAAATGTTGAATTACAAGGTTTGTCAATCGATGATGCGGTTTGGGAACAAACAAATCAACTCGAAACACTTTGTCAGGCGGAAATGATTTATCATCAATCTTTGTTACCAAAATATAAAACACCAAATCAACAGCAATCGGATGCTTTTTTATGGCAATTACTAGCAGATAATCTTCAGCAATTAAATTTACCACTAAACAAAAAGGAACTTTATCAAACACGTTTAGAGCATGAATATCAAATTATCACTAAAATGGGTTTTGAAGACTACTTTTTAATCGTAAGTGATTTAATTCAGTACGCTAAGAACAATGATGTATTAGTCGGTCCAGGACGTGGATCAGCTGCAGGTTCACTTGTAAGTTATTTATTAAATATAACAACAATCGATCCTATTGAATATAATCTGTTATTTGAACGTTTTTTAAACCCTGAACGTGTAACAATGCCAGATATAGATATTGATTTTGAAGATACACATAGAGATAAAGTCATCCAATATGTTCAAGAGAAATACGGTGAAACCCATGTCGCTGGTATTGTGACTTTTGGTCATTTGCTTGCAAGGGCAGTGGCTAGGGATGTGGGGAGAATTATGGGGTTCGAAGAAATCACACTAAATGAAATTTCTAAATTAATTCCACATAAACTTGGCATAACATTAGACGACGCATATTCACAGGAGCCATTTAAACAGTTTGTTCATCGTAATCATAGGCATGAACGATGGTTTGATATTTGTAAGAAATTAGAAGGGTTACCTAGACATACTTCGACTCATGCAGCAGGTATTATTATTAATGATCATCCATTATATGAATATGCACCATTAACGCTCGGTGATACAGGTCTATTGACTCAATGGACAATGACTGAGTCAGAAAGAATAGGTTTATTAAAAATAGACTTTTTAGGTTTGCGTAATCTCTCAATCATTCATCAAATAGTAAAACAAGTGAAACATGATTTGAATATAGATGTGGATATAGAACAAATTCCATTCGATGACGAAAACGTATTTCACTTGTTGTCACAAGGGGATACAACAGGTATCTTCCAATTAGAATCTGATGGTATTAGAAATGTATTAAAAAAATTACAACCTGAACACTTTGAAGATATAGTCGCTGTCACATCACTTTATAGACCAGGGCCAATGGAAGAAATTCCGACCTATATATCAAGACGACATCATCCAGAGAAGGTGCAATATTTACATCCAGATTTAGAACCTATATTAAAAACGACCTATGGCGTTATTATTTATCAGGAACAAATAATGCAAATTGCGAGTAAATTTGCCAATTTTAGTTATGGTGAAGCGGATATCTTAAGACGTGCAATGAGTAAAAAGAACAGAGCGGTATTAGAAAGTGAAAGGCAACATTTCGTGAATGGCGCTTTGAAAAATGGGTATGACGAGAATTTAAGTAAACAGATTTTTGATTTGATTTTAAAATTTGCGGATTATGGTTTTGCTCGTGCGCATGCCGTGAGTTATTCAAAAATTGCATACATTATGAGTTATTTAAAGGTACATTATGCTAATTATTTTTATGCCAATATTTTAAGTAATGCTATTGGAAGCGAAAAGAAAACAGCGCAAATGATTGATGAGGCTAAACATCAAAAAATTAATATATTACCACCTAATATTAATTACAGTCATTGGTTCTACAAGGCCACAAAAAAAGGTATCTACCTATCTATTGGTGCAATTAAAGGTGTAGGTTATCAAAGTGTTAAATTAATTGTAGAAGAAAGAAAAGCAAATGGTTTCTATAAAGACTTTTTTGATTTCACGCGACGGATACCTAAACGAATTAAAACTAGAAAATTACTTGAATCTCTTATCTTAGTGGGGGCATTTGATACTTTTGGCAAGAATAGAGCGACGCTGTTAAATGCTATAGATCAAGTGCTGGATGATATCTCTGATATTGAACAAGATGGTTTTATTTTTGATGTACTCACACCTAAAGCTTCTTATGAAGAAAAAGAAGAGCTACCAGATCATGTGTTAAGTGAATATGAGAAAGAATATTTAGGGTTTTATGTATCTACACATCCAGTAGAAAAAGCATTTGAACAAAAGCAATATTTGGGTATTTATAAGCTTGCTAACGCACAAGATAATAAACCCATTTTTGTTCAAGTAGATCAATTTAAGCGTATTAGAACGAAAAATGGGCAAAATATGGCATTTGTAACTTTAAATGATGGTATCAATAATTTGGATGGTGTCGTATTCCCGGATACCTTTAAAAAATATGAAATCGATTTAAATACTTCTAAAATGTTAGTCGTAAGAGGTAAGTTTGAGAATAGAAATAATAAACAACAACTGATATTAAATCAAGTGGATACCATGGATCATTTTGAGCAAACTAAATTTGACGAAGCGCAACAAGTTGTTGTTCGAAAATGGGATAGTGAATCTAAATTGGATCAATTATTAACCAACGATAAAGGGCAAAATCAAATTCCGGTTAACTATTTTGATGAAAGCCAAAACAATATAGAAACAATTGGTTTCATAACACGAGATAATGAAATATTAAGTAAATTAATCCAACGTTTATCACCCCGAGATATTAGAATTATTTAA